A single window of Bradyrhizobium daqingense DNA harbors:
- a CDS encoding LysR family transcriptional regulator, translated as MDRLEAMHVFVTVADLRGFAPAARKLRLSPSAVTRLIAALEEHLGARLLQRTTRQVTLTDVGTRYLERARRILADVEEADGSARQERNRPSGRLVVSAPVGFGRLHVGPVMTAYLKRYPEVACELRLSDHLVNLVEDAVDAAVRIGHLADSSLVARQVGEMRRIVVASPGYLKRHGEPKTPEALAGHQTVQFGPWSEWRFMRDGRDIAVPLSPRFISNSADAALQYAEAGGGVTRVLAYQAADGLKRGRLKILLAGYEQPALPIHIVYPTSRLLSAKVRAFVDLVVETAEWRFV; from the coding sequence ATGGACCGGCTCGAAGCCATGCACGTCTTCGTCACCGTCGCCGATCTGCGCGGCTTTGCGCCGGCGGCGCGCAAGCTGCGCCTGTCGCCCTCGGCGGTGACGCGCCTGATCGCGGCGCTGGAGGAGCATCTCGGCGCGCGGCTGTTGCAGCGGACCACCCGGCAGGTGACGCTGACCGACGTCGGCACGCGCTACCTGGAGCGCGCGAGGCGCATCCTTGCCGATGTCGAGGAGGCCGACGGCTCGGCGCGGCAGGAGCGCAACCGGCCCAGCGGACGCCTCGTGGTGTCGGCTCCGGTCGGCTTCGGTCGGCTACATGTCGGGCCGGTCATGACCGCCTATCTCAAGCGCTATCCCGAAGTCGCTTGCGAATTGCGGCTGTCGGACCATCTGGTGAATTTGGTCGAGGACGCGGTGGACGCCGCCGTCCGGATCGGCCATCTCGCCGATTCCTCGCTGGTCGCGCGCCAGGTCGGCGAGATGCGGCGGATCGTGGTGGCCTCGCCCGGCTATCTCAAGCGTCACGGCGAGCCGAAGACGCCAGAGGCGCTCGCCGGGCACCAGACCGTCCAGTTCGGCCCCTGGTCCGAATGGCGCTTCATGCGCGACGGCCGCGACATCGCGGTGCCGTTATCCCCTCGCTTCATCAGCAACAGCGCCGACGCAGCGCTGCAATATGCCGAGGCCGGCGGGGGCGTGACGCGCGTGCTCGCCTATCAGGCCGCCGATGGCCTGAAGCGCGGACGGCTGAAGATCCTGCTCGCCGGATATGAACAACCGGCACTGCCGATCCACATCGTGTATCCGACTTCGCGCCTGCTCTCGGCCAAGGTGCGTGCCTTCGTCGATCTCGTGGTGGAGACGGCGGAGTGGAGGTTTGTGTGA
- a CDS encoding PaaI family thioesterase — protein sequence MPTPDIPAGFEPHFRKAPLTDPWEPLYSKKTEKGVTVGLRLATPHTNARGLIHGGLIAALADAAMGYSCAQATGWTTSFVTISLSVDYVGAAEIGQWLAVEGDAIKTGSTICFAQCLVKADDTVIARASGTFRVVPKKG from the coding sequence ATGCCCACCCCCGACATCCCCGCCGGCTTCGAGCCACACTTCCGCAAAGCCCCGCTCACCGATCCCTGGGAGCCGCTCTATTCGAAGAAGACCGAGAAGGGCGTCACCGTGGGACTGCGCCTGGCGACGCCGCACACCAACGCACGCGGGCTGATCCATGGCGGGCTGATCGCGGCGCTGGCCGATGCCGCCATGGGTTATAGCTGTGCCCAGGCGACGGGCTGGACGACGTCGTTCGTCACGATCTCGCTGTCGGTAGATTATGTCGGCGCGGCCGAGATCGGCCAATGGCTCGCGGTCGAAGGCGACGCGATCAAGACCGGCTCCACGATTTGCTTCGCGCAGTGCCTTGTGAAGGCCGACGACACCGTGATCGCGCGCGCCAGCGGGACGTTCAGGGTGGTGCCGAAGAAGGGCTGA
- the pobA gene encoding 4-hydroxybenzoate 3-monooxygenase, with the protein MRTKVAIIGAGPAGLLLGQLLHSYGIDNVILERQTPDYVLGRIRAGLLEEGTVSLLDQIGAGARAHAEGLVHEGIELAFSGRRHRIDMKGATGKTVMIYGQTEVTLDLMNARKAAGLVSVYEARDVQPHDFDGSHPRVTYVKDGVTHTIDCDFIAGCDGFHGVSRASVPATAIEEFERVYPFGWLGILSDTPPVSHELIYSNHARGFALCTMRSTRRSRYYVQCSLDDHVDQWPDDRFWDELKRRLDQEAADSLVTGPSIEKSIAPLRSFVAEPMRFGRMFLCGDAAHIVPATGAKGLNLAASDAHYLSSAFREFYDEKSSAGIDAYSAKALARVWKAVRFSWWMTSMLHKFPDTGTIGARIQLAELDYVT; encoded by the coding sequence TTGCGGACAAAAGTCGCAATCATCGGGGCCGGGCCGGCTGGATTGTTGCTTGGGCAACTGCTGCATAGCTACGGCATCGACAACGTCATCCTGGAGCGGCAGACACCGGATTACGTGCTCGGCCGCATCCGCGCCGGCCTGCTGGAGGAGGGAACTGTCTCCCTGCTCGACCAGATCGGCGCCGGGGCGCGGGCTCATGCCGAAGGCCTGGTGCATGAAGGCATCGAGCTCGCCTTCTCCGGCCGCCGCCACCGCATCGACATGAAAGGCGCGACCGGCAAGACCGTGATGATCTACGGCCAGACCGAGGTCACGCTCGACCTGATGAACGCGCGGAAGGCTGCCGGTCTCGTCTCGGTTTACGAGGCCAGGGACGTCCAGCCGCATGATTTCGACGGCAGTCACCCGCGCGTAACTTACGTCAAGGACGGCGTTACCCACACGATCGATTGCGATTTCATCGCCGGCTGCGACGGTTTCCACGGCGTCAGCCGTGCCAGCGTGCCGGCTACGGCGATCGAGGAGTTCGAGCGGGTTTATCCGTTCGGCTGGCTCGGCATTTTGTCGGATACGCCGCCGGTCAGTCACGAACTGATCTATTCTAACCACGCCCGAGGCTTTGCGCTCTGCACCATGCGCTCGACCAGGCGCAGCCGCTATTATGTGCAATGTTCGCTCGACGATCATGTCGACCAATGGCCGGACGACCGCTTCTGGGATGAATTGAAGCGCCGGCTCGACCAGGAGGCGGCCGACAGTCTCGTCACCGGCCCGTCGATCGAGAAGAGCATCGCGCCCTTGCGCAGCTTCGTTGCCGAGCCGATGCGCTTCGGCCGGATGTTTCTGTGCGGTGATGCCGCGCACATCGTGCCGGCGACCGGTGCCAAGGGGCTGAACCTTGCCGCTTCCGACGCGCACTATCTGTCGAGCGCCTTCCGCGAGTTCTACGACGAGAAATCCAGCGCCGGCATCGACGCTTATTCGGCCAAGGCGCTGGCGCGGGTCTGGAAAGCGGTGCGCTTCTCCTGGTGGATGACGTCGATGCTGCACAAATTCCCCGATACCGGCACCATCGGCGCCCGCATCCAGCTCGCCGAGCTCGACTACGTCACGTAA
- a CDS encoding TRAP transporter substrate-binding protein → MRKACLALLLAASVSPAFAQDKTFDLKISHWVPASHPLQKSLEDWAAAVEKDSGGTIKGKVFPAQQLGKAFDHYDMARDGIADVTYVNPGYQPGRFPIIGAGELPFLISDAKGGSMGLDAWYRKYAEKEMKDVKYCLAFVHSPSSFHSKTKKIVTPEDVKGLKIRPAHATMANFVTSLGGTNVQSSAPEVRDIIERGVADGVTFPWGSLVLFGIDKVTKYDMEAPLYTTTFVFVINKDKYNAMSDKQKAAIDKNCTVEMAGVVGEHWGKFEDAGIAKVKAESSHEVYKLTPEQTAAWKKAAEPLVKTWSDGAKKAGADPDAALADLKASLKKYNALAE, encoded by the coding sequence ATGAGGAAAGCCTGTCTGGCCTTGCTGCTGGCAGCAAGCGTGAGCCCAGCGTTCGCGCAGGACAAGACCTTCGATCTGAAGATCTCGCATTGGGTGCCGGCCTCGCATCCGCTGCAAAAATCGCTGGAGGACTGGGCCGCAGCGGTCGAGAAGGATTCCGGCGGCACCATCAAGGGCAAGGTGTTTCCGGCCCAGCAGCTGGGCAAGGCCTTCGACCATTACGACATGGCGCGCGACGGCATCGCCGACGTCACCTACGTCAATCCCGGCTACCAGCCCGGCCGCTTCCCGATCATCGGCGCGGGCGAATTGCCGTTCCTGATCTCGGACGCCAAGGGCGGCTCGATGGGGCTGGACGCCTGGTACCGCAAATATGCCGAGAAGGAGATGAAGGACGTCAAATACTGCCTCGCCTTCGTGCACTCGCCTTCGTCCTTCCATTCCAAGACCAAGAAGATCGTGACGCCGGAGGACGTGAAAGGCCTGAAGATCCGCCCCGCTCATGCCACCATGGCGAATTTCGTCACCTCGCTCGGCGGCACCAACGTGCAGTCCTCGGCACCGGAAGTGCGCGACATCATCGAGCGCGGCGTCGCCGACGGCGTCACCTTCCCCTGGGGCTCCCTGGTGCTGTTCGGCATCGACAAGGTGACCAAATACGACATGGAGGCGCCGCTCTACACCACGACCTTCGTGTTCGTGATCAACAAGGACAAGTACAACGCGATGTCCGACAAGCAGAAGGCCGCGATCGACAAAAACTGCACGGTCGAGATGGCGGGCGTGGTCGGCGAGCATTGGGGCAAGTTCGAGGACGCCGGCATCGCCAAGGTGAAGGCCGAATCCAGCCACGAGGTCTACAAGCTGACGCCTGAACAGACCGCCGCCTGGAAGAAGGCCGCCGAGCCGTTGGTCAAGACCTGGAGCGACGGCGCCAAGAAAGCCGGTGCCGATCCAGACGCCGCGCTCGCGGATCTCAAGGCGTCGCTGAAGAAGTACAACGCGCTGGCGGAGTGA
- a CDS encoding TRAP transporter small permease produces the protein MKRSWMDRVIDSIEWIAAGFVGIVALDIFLSVLLRNTLNYSIPDSFDIGRMLLGILIFWGIAATSYRGTHITVDLVWGNVGPRHQRMIDVFATLVLLFVVTVQTWTLFDKVRLTYNDNVQTFDLHMPTWPFFLVAWIGDVCAVLLIAIRTYRLIFHPEDMQEPKIKVTE, from the coding sequence ATGAAGCGCTCCTGGATGGATCGCGTGATCGATTCGATCGAATGGATCGCGGCCGGCTTCGTCGGCATCGTCGCGCTCGACATCTTCCTGTCGGTGCTGCTGCGCAACACGCTGAACTATTCGATTCCCGACAGCTTCGACATCGGCCGCATGCTGCTCGGTATCCTGATCTTCTGGGGCATCGCGGCGACCTCCTATCGCGGCACCCACATCACCGTCGACCTGGTCTGGGGCAATGTCGGGCCGCGCCACCAGCGCATGATCGACGTGTTCGCGACGCTGGTGCTGCTGTTCGTCGTCACCGTGCAGACCTGGACGCTGTTCGACAAGGTCCGGCTAACCTACAACGACAACGTCCAGACCTTCGACCTGCACATGCCGACATGGCCGTTCTTCCTCGTCGCCTGGATCGGCGACGTCTGCGCCGTGCTGCTGATCGCCATCCGCACGTACCGGCTGATCTTCCACCCCGAAGACATGCAAGAACCCAAGATCAAGGTGACGGAGTGA
- a CDS encoding TRAP transporter large permease, whose product MSTDAVAVIGFVSLFALMLLRVPVGMAMGLVGVCGFSYLVGSTPALKMVGQVTMRTVTDYTFGVIPMFLLMGSFVSNSGMSRELFRAANGFVGHLRGGLGIATVGACGGFAAICGSSVATAATFSAVAYPEMRRFGYPQSFATGVIAAGGTLGAMLPPSTVLAVYGIITEQDIGKLFIAGIIPGLLAMTMYMLTIFLIGYFRPDFLPKGKVTPWRERFAGLKEIWAPVLLFVFVIGGLYGLPFLPRFTPTEAGGVGATGAFIIGVLTGRLDREKVLASLLQATRTAAAVFTVLIGALIFGYFLTVTQTPQKVTELLTGLGLGPYGVLALIMVMYLVLGCLMDAMAMIILTVPIIFPVIMHLGFDPIWFGIIIVMTVELGLIHPPVGMNVFVIKSVVKDVSFSTIFRGVIPFVATDLVRLVILIAFPLLATWLPTRMMAH is encoded by the coding sequence ATGAGTACCGACGCCGTCGCCGTCATCGGCTTCGTCTCCCTGTTCGCCCTGATGCTGCTGCGCGTGCCGGTCGGCATGGCCATGGGCCTCGTCGGCGTGTGCGGCTTTAGCTATCTGGTGGGCTCGACACCGGCCCTGAAGATGGTCGGTCAGGTCACCATGCGGACCGTGACTGACTACACCTTCGGCGTGATCCCGATGTTCCTGCTGATGGGCTCGTTCGTGTCCAATTCCGGCATGAGCCGCGAGCTGTTCCGCGCCGCCAACGGCTTCGTCGGACACTTGCGCGGAGGGCTCGGCATCGCCACCGTCGGCGCCTGCGGCGGCTTTGCGGCGATCTGCGGCTCGTCGGTCGCAACCGCGGCCACCTTCTCCGCCGTCGCCTATCCCGAGATGCGGCGCTTCGGCTACCCGCAATCCTTTGCCACCGGCGTGATCGCGGCCGGCGGCACGCTAGGTGCGATGCTGCCGCCCTCCACCGTGCTCGCGGTGTACGGCATCATCACCGAGCAGGATATCGGCAAGCTCTTCATTGCCGGCATCATCCCGGGCCTGCTCGCGATGACCATGTACATGCTCACGATTTTCCTGATCGGCTATTTCCGCCCCGACTTCCTGCCCAAGGGCAAGGTGACGCCGTGGCGCGAGCGCTTTGCCGGGTTGAAGGAGATCTGGGCGCCGGTGCTGCTGTTCGTCTTCGTCATCGGCGGCCTCTACGGCCTGCCCTTCCTGCCGCGCTTCACCCCGACGGAAGCCGGCGGCGTCGGCGCCACCGGCGCCTTCATCATCGGCGTTCTGACCGGCCGCCTCGACCGCGAGAAGGTGCTGGCCTCGCTGCTGCAGGCGACGCGCACCGCGGCCGCGGTGTTCACCGTGCTGATCGGCGCGCTGATCTTCGGCTATTTCCTCACGGTGACGCAGACTCCGCAGAAGGTGACGGAACTCCTCACCGGGCTCGGTCTCGGCCCCTACGGCGTGCTGGCGCTGATCATGGTGATGTATCTCGTGCTCGGCTGCCTGATGGACGCGATGGCGATGATCATCCTCACGGTGCCGATCATCTTCCCCGTGATCATGCATCTCGGCTTCGACCCGATCTGGTTCGGCATCATCATCGTCATGACCGTCGAGCTCGGCCTGATCCACCCGCCGGTCGGCATGAACGTCTTCGTGATCAAGAGTGTAGTGAAGGACGTCTCCTTCTCCACCATCTTCAGGGGCGTGATCCCGTTCGTGGCGACAGACCTGGTGCGGCTGGTGATCCTGATCGCATTCCCGTTGCTGGCGACCTGGCTGCCGACCCGGATGATGGCGCATTGA
- a CDS encoding DUF3237 domain-containing protein, translating into MTTPTLATKYVFTIHPRIGDVITAGETGIGVRRIIPIIGGEVTGAITGKVLPFGADFQTIRPNELIDLEAKYAFETDDGATVYVENKGMRFGPVELLQKLKRGEPVDPKLIYFRTVPRFETGHEKYRWLMQHIFVGSAARHADRVVIDVHQVM; encoded by the coding sequence ATGACCACGCCAACACTAGCGACGAAATACGTCTTCACCATCCACCCGCGTATCGGCGACGTCATCACCGCCGGCGAGACCGGGATTGGCGTTCGCCGCATCATTCCGATCATCGGCGGCGAGGTGACGGGCGCGATCACCGGCAAGGTGCTGCCTTTCGGCGCCGACTTCCAGACCATACGGCCCAATGAGCTGATCGATCTCGAGGCGAAATACGCCTTCGAGACCGATGACGGCGCGACCGTCTATGTCGAGAACAAGGGCATGCGCTTCGGCCCGGTCGAGCTGCTGCAGAAGCTCAAGCGCGGCGAGCCGGTCGATCCGAAACTGATCTATTTCCGGACCGTGCCGCGGTTCGAGACCGGGCACGAAAAATATCGCTGGCTGATGCAGCACATTTTCGTCGGCTCGGCCGCGCGCCATGCGGATCGCGTGGTGATCGACGTGCATCAGGTGATGTAA
- a CDS encoding crotonase/enoyl-CoA hydratase family protein — MTQGNAETANAGASGLLRIERADRVLTVGLNRPAKRNALNDGIILEIGECFASLPEDIGAVVIHGIGDHFSSGLDLSELTEHDATGGLLHSQMWHRVFDRIQYSRVPVIAALRGAVIGGGLELACAAHIRVAEPSTYFALPEGQRGIFVGGGGSVRLPRLIGVARMMDMMLTGRVYSATEGASYGFAQYVTEAGNGLGKAMELAAKVASNAPLTNFAVLQALPMIAEANPQTGLLMESLMATVAQSDKEAKRRIREFLEHKTAKVKPKS, encoded by the coding sequence ATGACACAGGGAAACGCCGAGACCGCGAACGCGGGCGCCTCTGGACTGCTGAGGATAGAGCGGGCGGACCGGGTTCTGACCGTGGGTCTGAATCGGCCGGCCAAGCGCAATGCGCTCAATGACGGCATCATCCTGGAAATCGGCGAATGTTTTGCATCCCTGCCCGAGGACATCGGCGCAGTGGTGATCCACGGCATCGGCGACCATTTCTCCAGTGGTCTCGACCTCTCCGAATTGACCGAACACGACGCCACCGGCGGCCTGCTACATTCCCAGATGTGGCACCGGGTGTTCGACCGCATCCAGTACAGCCGCGTGCCCGTCATCGCCGCGCTCCGGGGCGCCGTGATCGGCGGCGGGCTGGAGCTTGCCTGTGCCGCGCATATCCGCGTCGCCGAGCCCTCGACCTATTTCGCGCTGCCGGAAGGACAGCGCGGCATCTTCGTCGGCGGCGGCGGCTCGGTGCGGCTGCCGCGGCTGATCGGTGTCGCCAGGATGATGGACATGATGCTGACCGGTCGTGTCTACAGCGCGACGGAAGGCGCCTCCTACGGCTTCGCGCAATATGTGACGGAAGCCGGCAACGGGCTTGGCAAGGCGATGGAACTCGCGGCCAAGGTCGCGTCCAACGCGCCGCTGACCAATTTCGCCGTGCTCCAGGCGCTGCCGATGATCGCGGAGGCCAACCCGCAAACGGGCCTCCTGATGGAGTCGCTGATGGCGACCGTTGCGCAGAGCGACAAGGAAGCCAAGCGGCGGATCCGCGAATTCCTCGAACACAAGACCGCAAAGGTGAAGCCGAAGTCATGA
- a CDS encoding feruloyl-CoA synthase — translation MSAQPSSSSMERGASTFPLRPISFGDPVVNIERRDDGTIYLRPKQPLGDYPVRITDRLHHWATTTPDRIFVAEREGGHGWRKITYAELLAASRHIASGLLARGLSAERPVVILSGNSIDHALLAFGAFYAGIPFCPVSPAYSLVSKDYGKLSYLMKLLTPGLVFAEDADRFADAFAANVSLGTEIAASYGQVPGRDVTLLADLMATPIRGDLDEVHGKIGPDTIAKFLLTSGSTGNPKAVINTQRMICANQVMLRETLAFLKDEPPVIIDWLPWNHTFGGNHNIGLTLYNGGSMYLDAGKPVPGGIEETVRNLQEISPTVYFNVPKGYESLLPYLRDDQGLRAKFFDRLHAMFFSGAALSPFVWDSLDALAVKEKGYRVPMLTGLGATETAPFFMSVNPRTSRSGHVGLPVSGNDAKLVPNNGKMEVRAKGPNVMPGYWRQPDITAKSFDEEGFYKMGDALKPADPDDLNAGFDFDGRVSEDFKLASGTWVSVGPLRARFVAACAPLVRDVVIAGINRDEISAIVLLDLDGCRLINPTLPADNLTVTARDRLVREAFRERLMGFLSQATGSSTRVTRAILLDTPLSIDKGEVTDKGSINQRAVLEHRGELIEELYAANPSSRVISVG, via the coding sequence ATGAGCGCGCAGCCGTCCTCTTCCAGCATGGAGCGCGGCGCGAGCACTTTCCCGCTGCGGCCGATCTCGTTCGGCGATCCCGTCGTCAACATCGAGCGCCGCGACGACGGCACGATCTACCTGCGGCCCAAGCAGCCGCTCGGCGACTATCCTGTCCGCATCACCGACCGCCTGCATCATTGGGCGACCACCACGCCCGACCGCATCTTCGTGGCGGAGCGCGAAGGCGGCCACGGCTGGCGCAAGATCACCTACGCCGAGCTGCTCGCCGCGAGCCGGCACATCGCATCCGGCCTGCTCGCGCGCGGCCTCTCGGCGGAGCGTCCGGTCGTCATCCTCTCCGGCAATTCGATCGACCATGCCCTGCTCGCGTTCGGCGCGTTCTATGCCGGCATCCCGTTCTGCCCGGTGTCGCCGGCCTATTCGCTGGTGTCGAAGGACTACGGCAAACTTTCCTATCTGATGAAGCTGCTGACACCGGGCCTCGTCTTCGCCGAGGATGCCGACAGATTCGCCGATGCATTTGCCGCCAACGTTTCGCTCGGCACCGAGATCGCCGCGTCCTATGGCCAAGTGCCGGGCCGCGACGTCACCCTGCTCGCCGACCTCATGGCGACGCCGATCCGCGGCGATCTCGACGAGGTCCACGGCAAGATCGGCCCTGATACGATCGCGAAATTCCTGCTGACGTCGGGCTCGACCGGCAACCCCAAGGCCGTCATCAACACCCAGCGCATGATCTGCGCCAACCAGGTGATGCTGCGCGAGACGCTCGCCTTCCTCAAGGACGAGCCGCCCGTCATCATCGACTGGCTGCCCTGGAATCACACTTTTGGCGGCAACCACAATATCGGGCTGACGCTCTACAATGGCGGCTCGATGTATCTGGACGCCGGCAAGCCGGTGCCCGGCGGCATCGAGGAGACCGTGCGCAATCTCCAGGAGATCTCGCCGACGGTCTATTTCAACGTGCCCAAGGGCTATGAGTCGCTGCTGCCTTATCTGCGCGACGACCAGGGCCTGCGGGCGAAGTTCTTCGACCGGCTGCATGCGATGTTCTTCTCGGGCGCGGCGCTGTCGCCGTTCGTCTGGGACAGCCTCGACGCGCTCGCGGTGAAGGAAAAGGGTTATCGCGTGCCGATGCTCACCGGCTTGGGTGCGACCGAGACCGCGCCCTTCTTCATGTCGGTCAATCCGCGCACCAGCCGCTCCGGCCATGTCGGCCTGCCGGTTTCGGGCAATGACGCGAAACTGGTGCCCAACAACGGCAAGATGGAGGTGCGCGCCAAGGGCCCGAACGTGATGCCCGGCTACTGGCGCCAGCCCGACATCACCGCGAAATCCTTCGACGAGGAGGGATTCTACAAGATGGGCGACGCGCTCAAGCCCGCCGACCCCGATGACCTGAATGCCGGCTTCGATTTCGACGGCCGCGTCAGCGAGGATTTCAAGCTCGCCAGCGGCACCTGGGTCAGCGTCGGCCCCTTGCGCGCGCGCTTCGTGGCGGCCTGCGCGCCGCTGGTGCGCGACGTCGTCATCGCCGGCATCAACCGCGACGAGATCTCCGCGATCGTGCTGCTCGATCTCGACGGCTGCCGGCTGATCAATCCGACGCTGCCGGCCGACAATCTCACCGTCACCGCCCGTGACCGGCTGGTGCGGGAAGCGTTCCGCGAGCGGTTGATGGGCTTCCTGAGCCAGGCCACCGGCTCCTCGACGCGCGTCACGCGCGCGATCCTGCTGGACACGCCGCTCTCGATCGACAAAGGCGAAGTCACCGACAAGGGCTCGATCAACCAGCGCGCGGTGCTGGAGCATCGCGGCGAGCTGATCGAAGAGCTCTACGCTGCCAATCCGTCGAGCCGTGTGATATCGGTCGGGTAA
- a CDS encoding SDR family NAD(P)-dependent oxidoreductase gives MLLKDQAAIVTGGASGLGAATARKLAAQGAKVAVCDLNAKLAETVAAEIKGVAVTCDVSDAASAEAAIAQATKAHGPARVLVNCAGIGVAKRVVGRDGPMALADFDKVIKVNLIGTFNMLRLAATEMSKLEPQATGERGVIINTASVAAYDGQIGQSAYSASKGGIVGMTLPIARELAQFGVRVLTIAPGLFLTPLLANLPQEAQDSLAAAIPFPRRLGQADEFAALALHMVENAYLNGEVVRLDGSLRMAPK, from the coding sequence ATGTTGTTGAAGGATCAGGCAGCCATCGTCACCGGCGGTGCATCGGGACTGGGCGCGGCCACCGCGCGAAAGCTGGCGGCGCAGGGGGCCAAGGTCGCGGTGTGCGATCTCAATGCCAAGCTGGCGGAGACCGTCGCGGCAGAGATCAAGGGCGTGGCCGTGACCTGCGACGTCTCCGATGCCGCCTCCGCGGAAGCTGCGATCGCCCAAGCGACGAAGGCCCACGGGCCGGCGCGCGTGCTGGTCAATTGCGCCGGCATCGGCGTTGCCAAGCGCGTGGTCGGTCGTGACGGCCCGATGGCGCTCGCCGATTTCGACAAGGTGATCAAGGTCAATCTAATCGGCACCTTCAACATGCTGCGCCTCGCCGCCACCGAAATGTCCAAGCTCGAGCCGCAGGCGACCGGCGAGCGCGGCGTCATCATCAACACCGCGTCCGTTGCCGCCTATGACGGCCAGATCGGCCAGTCGGCCTATTCGGCCTCCAAGGGCGGCATCGTCGGCATGACGCTGCCGATCGCGCGCGAGCTGGCGCAGTTCGGTGTCCGCGTCCTGACGATTGCGCCCGGCCTGTTTCTGACGCCGCTGCTCGCCAACCTGCCGCAGGAGGCCCAGGACTCGCTCGCGGCCGCGATCCCCTTCCCGCGCCGGCTCGGCCAAGCCGACGAGTTTGCCGCGCTCGCGCTGCATATGGTGGAGAATGCGTATCTGAACGGCGAAGTGGTGCGCCTCGACGGCTCGCTGCGCATGGCGCCGAAGTAA
- a CDS encoding acyl-CoA thioesterase, whose product MFVNRRDVQIQWGDCDPANIVYYPRYFAMFDDSTSTLFEVAGFSKQDLVRKYGLVGIPMVDTRAKFYIPSTYGDWITIETKIESIKRSSFEVKHNVYKGEALAIEGFETRVLVGRDPDNPDKLKSAPFPAEMVAKFTGS is encoded by the coding sequence ATGTTCGTGAACCGGCGCGACGTCCAGATCCAGTGGGGCGACTGCGACCCCGCCAACATCGTCTACTACCCGCGCTATTTCGCGATGTTCGACGATTCGACCTCGACCCTGTTCGAGGTCGCCGGCTTCTCCAAGCAGGACCTGGTCCGCAAATACGGCCTCGTGGGCATTCCCATGGTCGACACGCGGGCCAAATTCTACATCCCCTCGACCTATGGCGACTGGATTACCATCGAAACCAAGATCGAGAGCATCAAGCGCTCGAGCTTCGAGGTGAAGCACAACGTCTACAAGGGCGAGGCGCTGGCGATCGAGGGCTTCGAGACCCGCGTCCTGGTCGGCCGCGATCCTGACAACCCCGACAAGCTGAAATCGGCACCATTCCCGGCGGAGATGGTGGCCAAATTCACCGGGAGCTAA